The proteins below are encoded in one region of Solenopsis invicta isolate M01_SB chromosome 8, UNIL_Sinv_3.0, whole genome shotgun sequence:
- the LOC105199635 gene encoding B-cell lymphoma/leukemia 11A, giving the protein MRIKMPAVRIAQAETSQSTTSPDTVQCGGCRASYPLGEIVRFIEHKVNHCRSTLQGCHSPPATAAPEDSDPEDALTLKTTDPDSKLNSVPSISAPINKRSGRLESPPTPQGPGPDTGSPIDLKASASSTPKRRTEAPDEDKEDLPKKQKTESVDADTNTVNSEPRWLQCSQCSRRLCSAWELLQHIQSMHGARLYCSSSSSTNSSSNTPAPSPPTPTPTHAHHLSPPNHLNLSGKSTGSSSAANSSGGTNTSGSSGSRQQLQTSSLVGDPLHSFLRLPQHLERSFPPMFRPDFLTLNPLAGYRGLQELQTATRNLQNLGDPLRGMDGLNLGDPLVRSSLDSLNNARNLANLAELSHGRGLAGQAHPPPLEANLDFYSARLRSLANPSLGAAPTPSVNSTTNPPPPPVQPVPPVPVASGVLQQQQQQQQQQQQQQSQQQQSQSHSQSVEPPSPASANPANLTHGSHQKENSPPCYTQSPVGHHNNNNSTDSEKTSPPVASTPIITDTSSETVYTCEVCDKKFRFQSNLIVHRRSHRDKERQYQQQESTQDGQSTQARCEVCEIEVASFAELRKHMRKEHQEHLNSAASPQGSVETVPDDGSSCDENMDLDEMEENEQKNEREDAEENTPEDLSTTQGQSGEESGGRIEKPASLVGDLMEKFGLSNIAQYSEAYRQALQENHRSGFLKTDSPCNLTNSLNNNKEKESALSPTNFNSSTTPNIFSGQGFPRSSGPDFGGLWLPSPHYLENNEFRKASKATTSTLALQGLPSPMLKKERHGRNDTCEYCGKVFKNCSNLTVHRRSHTGEKPYKCELCSYACAQSSKLTRHMKTHGRHGKDTYKCRFCEMPFSVPSTLEKHMRKCVVVVQQGPKLDIPYPVIKDEDSSLSSKDT; this is encoded by the exons CGGAAACCTCGCAAAGTACCACGTCCCCAGACACCGTCCAATGCGGGGGCTGCAGGGCGTCTTACCCCCTCGGAGAGATCGTCCGATTCATCGAGCACAAGGTCAACCATTGTCGGAGCACCCTCCAGGGCTGTCACAGTCCACCAGCGACGGCCGCGCCGGAGGACTCCGATCCAGAGGATGCCCTCACCTTGAAGACCACCGATCCGGACTCGAAGCTAAATTCAGTCCCCAGCATCTCTGCGCCTATCAACAAGAGGAGTGGTCGACTGGAGAGTCCCCCGACGCCTCAGGGGCCGGGACCGGATACCGGAAGTCCGATCGACCTCAAGGCAAGCGCCAGCTCGACGCCAAAAAGACGGACGGAAGCGCCAGACGAGGACAAGGAGGATCTTCCGAAGAAGCAGAAAACCGAGTCTGTGGATGCCGACACGAACACAGTCAATTCCG AGCCAAGGTGGCTGCAATGCTCTCAGTGTTCTCGGCGGCTGTGCTCGGCGTGGGAGCTCCTTCAGCATATACAGAGCATGCACGGCGCCCGCCTCTactgctcctcctcctcgtcgacGAACTCGTCGTCGAACACTCCGGCGCCTAGTCCACCGACGCCTACGCCGACGCACGCGCACCATCTAAGTCCGCCGAATCATCTGAACCTAAGCGGCAAGTCCACCGGAAGTTCCTCGGCGGCGAACTCTTCCGGCGGTACGAATACAAGCGGCAGTAGCGGTAGTCGACAGCAGCTTCAGACCTCGTCTCTGGTGGGTGATCCCCTCCACAGTTTCTTGAGGCTACCTCAACACTTGGAGCGAAGTTTCCCACCCATGTTCAGGCCCGATTTTCTCACCCTGAATCCCTTGGCGGGATATAGAGGTCTTCAGGAATTGCAGACAGCCACGCGGAACCTGCAAAACCTGGGCGACCCGCTTCGCGGTATGGATGGTTTAAATCTGGGCGATCCACTGGTGCGTAGCTCATTGGACTCCCTGAACAATGCTCGAAATCTAGCGAATCTAGCTGAATTATCGCACGGCCGTGGCCTCGCGGGCCAAGCACATCCACCACCACTCGAAGCGAACCTGGATTTTTACTCAGCGCGCCTAAGGAGCCTCGCTAATCCGTCCTTAGGCGCGGCTCCTACACCTAGCGTAAATTCCACGACGAATCCCCCTCCCCCACCGGTACAACCGGTACCCCCGGTCCCCGTTGCCAGCGGTGTTttgcaacagcagcagcagcagcagcaacaacagcagcaacagcagtcGCAACAGCAACAATCGCAATCCCATTCACAGTCAGTGGAACCACCTAGTCCAGCCTCAGCCAATCCCGCGAATTTAACCCATGGCAGTCATCAAAAGGAGAACTCGCCGCCCTGTTATACTCAAAGTCCAGTGGGTCATCACAACAACAATAACTCGACCGACAGCGAGAAGACCAGCCCGCCGGTAGCCTCCACGCCAATCATCACCGATACTTCGTCGGAGACGGTGTACACGTGCGAGGTGTGTGACAAGAAGTTTCGCTTCCAATCAAACCTAATTGTTCATCGTCGCAGTCATCGGGACAAGGAAAGGCAATATCAGCAACAAGAAAGCACGCAAGATGGCCAAAGCACACAGGCGAGATGTGAGGTGTGTGAGATCGAGGTAGCGAGCTTTGCCGAGCTGAGGAAACACATGAGGAAGGAACATCAGGAACACTTGAATTCGGCCGCCAGTCCGCAGGGCAGCGTCGAAACGGTGCCGGACGACGGGTCCAGCTGCGACGAGAACATGGACCTAGACGAGATGGAGGAGAACGAGCAGAAGAACGAGCGGGAGGACGCGGAGGAAAACACGCCGGAGGATCTAAGCACTACTCAAGGGCAGAGCGGCGAGGAGAGCGGAGGTCGAATAGAGAAACCAGCCAGCCTGGTGGGCGATCTCATGGAGAAGTTTGGTCTGAGCAACATCGCTCAATATTCAGAGGCTTACCGACAAGCGTTGCAAGAAAATCATCGCAGTGGTTTCCTCAAAACCGATTCACCGTGCAACCTCACTAACTCGCTCAACAACAACAAGGAGAAGGAAAGCGCTCTTTCGCCCACAAATTTTAACTCCTCGACGACGCCGAATATTTTCTCCGGCCAAGGATTTCCTAGGTCTTCGGGACCCGATTTCGGGGGACTTTGGCTACCTAGTCCGCACTACTTGGAGAACAATGAGTTCCGTAAGGCATCCAAGGCCACAACGTCCACTTTGGCGCTCCAAGGCTTGCCGAGTCCGATGCTGAAGAAGGAGCGGCACGGCCGAAACGACACTTGCGAGTATTGCGGCAAAGTTTTCAAGAACTGCTCGAATCTGACGGTGCACAGGCGGTCGCACACCGGCGAGAAGCCATACAAGTGTGAACTATGTTCGTACGCGTGCGCCCAGAGCTCGAAGCTAACTAGGCACATGAAGACTCATGGTCGGCACGGCAAGGATACGTACAAATGCCGCTTCTGCGAAATGCCGTTCTCGGTGCCGAGCACGTTGGAGAAGCACATGAGAAAATGCGTAGTGGTGGTGCAGCAAGGCCCAAAGTTAGACATACCGTACCCAGTGATCAAGGATGAGGACTCTTCACTAAGCAGTAAGGATACTTGA